One window from the genome of Rariglobus hedericola encodes:
- the dapB gene encoding 4-hydroxy-tetrahydrodipicolinate reductase → MSLRIALIGARGRMGQAITAAAKEAGATVVAALDQGDDLAAGISQADAVIDFSFHAATANVISLCAQHNKALVIGTTGHSADEKKHLLVEAAKIPCVWSGNYSVGVNLLFALTRRASAVLGSDYDAEVIEMHHRFKKDAPSGTAARLLEIILDERKLTADALRHGREGITGERTSTEVGIHALRGGDVVGDHTVMFAALGERIELTHKASDRGIFARGAIRAAQWVVGRPAGVYDMQDVLGLK, encoded by the coding sequence ATGTCCCTTCGCATTGCTCTCATCGGGGCCCGCGGCCGTATGGGCCAGGCCATCACTGCCGCCGCCAAAGAAGCCGGGGCCACCGTCGTCGCCGCCCTTGACCAAGGCGACGATCTTGCCGCCGGCATCTCTCAGGCTGACGCCGTTATTGACTTCAGCTTCCACGCCGCCACGGCCAACGTCATCAGCCTCTGCGCCCAGCACAACAAGGCGCTCGTCATCGGCACGACCGGTCACTCCGCCGACGAAAAAAAGCACCTCCTCGTCGAAGCCGCCAAAATCCCCTGCGTCTGGTCGGGCAACTACTCCGTAGGCGTCAACTTGCTCTTCGCCCTCACCCGTCGCGCCTCGGCCGTGCTCGGCTCCGACTACGACGCCGAGGTGATTGAGATGCACCACCGTTTCAAAAAGGATGCCCCCAGCGGCACCGCGGCACGCCTTCTCGAAATCATCCTCGATGAACGCAAGCTCACCGCCGACGCGCTGCGCCACGGCCGCGAAGGCATCACGGGCGAACGCACCTCGACCGAGGTCGGTATCCATGCGCTGCGCGGCGGTGACGTCGTCGGTGATCACACCGTGATGTTTGCCGCGCTCGGCGAACGCATCGAGCTCACCCACAAAGCGTCCGACCGCGGAATCTTCGCCCGCGGAGCGATTCGCGCCGCGCAATGGGTGGTCGGTCGCCCCGCCGGCGTTTACGACATGCAGGACGTGCTCGGTCTGAAATAA
- a CDS encoding type IV pilus twitching motility protein PilT — translation MSQTTEIFNDLLKLAVESGASDIVIKSNKPGYVRMSGRLKPVDMDPISADEVREFVDTHVPRVFKARWEEEGQVDFAYSAEGIGRFRVNGFHQRGTASIVLRHIKSRVPTFANLGLNPEPLLNLAKCKDGIVLVCGATGSGKSSTMAAMLGWINENMDKHIVTLEDPIEFTFQDDKSVFQQREIGLDVPTFELAIKSVLRQNPDIILIGEMRDKETFETAISAAETGHLVFSTMHAATVAQSLTRLFEFFPPEQQVQARRQVAGSLRGFICQKLIPTMEGGGRVPANEILSADTVIKTLILEGQFEKIQGLLEAGTDSASFSFNRDLYRLVKAGTVSKAEALRFSPNPQALEMNLKGIFFKT, via the coding sequence ATGTCGCAAACCACCGAAATCTTTAACGACTTGCTTAAACTGGCCGTGGAAAGCGGCGCCAGCGACATCGTTATCAAATCCAACAAGCCGGGCTATGTGCGTATGTCAGGCCGCTTGAAGCCCGTGGACATGGACCCGATCTCGGCCGATGAGGTGCGCGAGTTCGTGGATACACACGTCCCGCGCGTATTCAAAGCACGTTGGGAAGAGGAGGGGCAGGTCGACTTCGCCTATTCGGCGGAAGGCATCGGCCGTTTTCGCGTCAACGGCTTTCATCAACGCGGCACGGCCAGCATCGTTTTACGTCACATCAAGAGCCGTGTGCCCACGTTCGCCAATCTCGGGCTCAATCCTGAGCCGCTCCTGAATCTCGCGAAATGCAAAGACGGCATCGTGCTGGTGTGCGGTGCGACCGGCTCGGGTAAGAGCTCCACGATGGCCGCCATGCTCGGTTGGATTAACGAGAACATGGACAAACATATCGTGACGCTCGAGGACCCGATCGAGTTCACCTTTCAAGACGACAAATCCGTGTTTCAACAGCGTGAGATCGGCCTCGATGTGCCGACCTTCGAACTCGCGATCAAATCCGTCCTGCGCCAAAACCCCGACATCATCTTGATCGGCGAAATGCGCGACAAAGAGACCTTTGAAACCGCCATTTCCGCCGCAGAAACCGGCCACTTGGTCTTCTCGACGATGCACGCGGCCACGGTGGCTCAATCACTCACGCGCCTGTTTGAGTTTTTCCCGCCCGAGCAACAGGTTCAGGCACGACGCCAAGTCGCCGGATCACTCCGCGGCTTCATCTGCCAAAAGTTGATCCCTACGATGGAAGGCGGCGGACGGGTTCCCGCCAACGAAATCCTGAGCGCCGATACGGTCATCAAGACGCTCATCCTCGAAGGCCAGTTCGAGAAGATCCAAGGCTTGCTCGAAGCCGGCACTGACTCGGCGAGTTTCTCATTCAATCGCGATCTCTATCGCCTCGTGAAGGCCGGCACGGTGAGCAAGGCCGAGGCGCTGCGGTTCTCGCCCAACCCCCAAGCGCTGGAGATGAATCTCAAGGGTATCTTCTTCAAGACCTAA
- a CDS encoding RNA polymerase sigma factor: protein MSTKAQEVALDRLLVDRFKGGDEAAFNEMVSRYWDRIYGMVHQLLRNQQDAEEVTQDAFIRAHRGLVNFRGDSAFSTWLYQIATNLARNRYWYWWRRKRDKTVSFDQPVSADNDTPLSEVFATEMATPGDITVTQELVDHIAVGMEKISAKHREILILRNVKNMAYEEIAEVLSISVGTVKSRIARARESLRSAIGEEFQ, encoded by the coding sequence ATGTCTACGAAAGCACAGGAAGTAGCCTTGGATCGCCTCCTTGTTGATCGTTTTAAAGGCGGCGATGAAGCCGCGTTTAACGAAATGGTGAGCCGTTACTGGGACCGTATCTATGGTATGGTTCATCAGTTGCTGCGCAATCAACAGGACGCCGAGGAAGTGACTCAGGACGCGTTCATCCGCGCGCATCGTGGTCTCGTGAATTTCCGGGGAGATTCCGCGTTTTCGACGTGGCTTTACCAGATCGCCACCAATCTCGCCCGCAATCGCTACTGGTATTGGTGGCGCCGCAAGCGGGATAAGACGGTTTCGTTCGATCAACCAGTAAGTGCCGACAACGACACGCCGCTTTCCGAGGTGTTCGCCACCGAAATGGCCACGCCCGGCGATATCACCGTCACACAGGAACTCGTCGACCACATCGCGGTCGGCATGGAAAAGATCAGTGCTAAACACCGCGAAATTTTGATTTTGAGAAACGTTAAAAACATGGCCTACGAAGAAATCGCCGAGGTGCTCTCGATTTCGGTCGGCACGGTGAAAAGCCGTATTGCCCGCGCCCGCGAAAGCCTTCGCTCTGCAATCGGGGAGGAATTCCAATGA
- the dapA gene encoding 4-hydroxy-tetrahydrodipicolinate synthase: MKLRPLTGTITALVTPFQKDQSVAYDDLRKLVEFQIKSGINGLVPVGTTGESPTLSHEEHLDVIRAVVETTRGRVPVIAGTGSNSTKEAVELTSLATEAGSDAVLVVAPYYNKPSQEGVFRYFSSVAEATDKPVILYSIPGRCGIEISVPVVERLRAKYPHVRYIKEAGGSVDRVDQLKSALGKDITVLSGDDSLTLPFIAVGAEGVISVASNLFAKEVVQLVNAGLAGDLAKATKLHRKLYPIFKALFIEPNPVPVKHALVRAGIIREALVREPLSELTKASEQTLVAVLKSLGK, from the coding sequence ATGAAACTCCGCCCACTTACCGGCACGATCACCGCTCTGGTGACTCCCTTTCAGAAAGACCAGTCCGTCGCTTATGACGATCTGCGCAAGCTCGTGGAGTTTCAGATCAAATCCGGCATCAACGGCTTGGTTCCCGTCGGCACAACCGGCGAGTCCCCTACTCTTTCGCACGAGGAACATCTCGACGTCATCCGCGCCGTGGTTGAGACGACGCGCGGTCGTGTTCCTGTCATCGCCGGCACCGGCTCCAATTCCACCAAGGAAGCCGTCGAACTCACTTCTCTGGCCACCGAGGCAGGTTCCGATGCCGTGCTGGTCGTCGCGCCTTATTACAACAAGCCATCCCAGGAGGGCGTGTTTCGTTATTTCTCGTCCGTGGCCGAGGCCACCGACAAGCCCGTCATCCTCTACTCGATTCCCGGTCGCTGTGGTATCGAGATCAGCGTGCCGGTCGTCGAACGCCTGCGCGCAAAGTATCCCCACGTTCGCTACATCAAGGAAGCCGGCGGTTCCGTCGATCGCGTTGACCAACTGAAGTCCGCGCTTGGCAAGGATATCACCGTGCTCAGCGGCGACGACAGCCTCACCCTGCCCTTCATCGCCGTCGGCGCCGAGGGCGTGATCAGCGTGGCATCCAACCTGTTCGCGAAGGAAGTCGTGCAACTGGTGAACGCCGGACTCGCCGGCGATCTCGCCAAGGCCACGAAGCTCCACCGCAAGCTCTACCCAATTTTTAAGGCTCTCTTCATCGAGCCCAATCCTGTTCCGGTGAAACACGCGCTCGTGCGCGCAGGTATCATTCGCGAGGCGCTCGTTCGCGAACCGCTCTCCGAACTCACCAAGGCCAGCGAGCAAACGCTCGTCGCTGTCCTCAAGTCCCTCGGCAAGTAA
- a CDS encoding anti-sigma factor family protein encodes MNDRRFIELLNLYVDHQIDPSEAAELEAEVLRNPSRRRAYDQYCRLQRGCSLLGAHARSAAPASQGFARSVRDAERKIAAPRRAVPIWRTAYSGAFATAAMAACVVVIVVVNRQSSAPDALASEQVLTATSNQEPVAATVAPVVVASNQAPSVPAMSATGPSAFEFQPVMTAAALTVARTPREAEIASNDRDALEWMQRVDALQLSRVVVDEQAFEARPTLQPDNRVFRSRHSLQGNNSAAEFTAFQFQR; translated from the coding sequence ATGAACGACCGCCGGTTCATCGAACTGCTCAATCTCTACGTCGATCATCAGATCGATCCATCGGAGGCGGCTGAACTCGAAGCAGAGGTGCTGCGCAATCCCTCGCGCCGTCGGGCTTATGATCAATATTGCCGCCTGCAACGCGGGTGTTCGCTACTCGGTGCGCATGCGCGCTCCGCCGCTCCGGCCTCTCAAGGCTTTGCTCGTTCGGTGCGCGATGCCGAGCGCAAGATCGCCGCGCCGCGTCGGGCGGTTCCGATCTGGCGCACGGCGTATTCAGGGGCTTTTGCCACGGCGGCGATGGCCGCTTGCGTGGTCGTGATTGTGGTGGTGAACCGCCAGTCCTCCGCACCCGATGCACTCGCTTCGGAACAGGTGTTAACCGCCACGTCCAATCAGGAGCCGGTGGCAGCAACCGTGGCTCCGGTTGTAGTCGCTTCGAACCAAGCGCCGTCCGTCCCGGCAATGAGTGCCACGGGGCCGTCCGCGTTTGAGTTTCAACCGGTCATGACTGCCGCCGCACTCACCGTGGCGCGCACGCCACGTGAGGCAGAAATCGCTTCCAATGATCGCGACGCCCTAGAGTGGATGCAGCGCGTTGATGCATTGCAGTTGTCGCGAGTGGTGGTCGATGAGCAGGCTTTTGAAGCGCGCCCGACGCTTCAGCCCGACAACCGCGTGTTCCGTAGCCGTCACTCACTCCAAGGCAACAACAGCGCCGCCGAATTCACGGCGTTTCAGTTCCAACGCTAA
- the fabD gene encoding ACP S-malonyltransferase: MASALIFSGQGAQKVGMGKSLYENSATARALYDEANRVLGWDLAKICFEGPETELTQTKVCQPALFVHGLAVHAILKEQGKLGDVKFAFGLSLGEVTALTAAGVFDFATGLQVVAERGRLMQLACEQSTGSMAAILGEERATIYDLCAAFDIEAANFNAPGQIIVSGEKSKVEAAVAAAKDRGIKKVIPLNVAGAYHSRLMEPARASFATYLQGITFNAPQLKVFTNTTGQAVSEPAAIREALVKQVVSSVLWEDCMRSAVAAGATEFLELGTGGVLAGLAKRTDKAWVVKSLAEFADLGA; this comes from the coding sequence ATGGCTTCCGCACTCATTTTTTCCGGACAGGGCGCTCAAAAAGTCGGCATGGGCAAGTCGCTCTACGAAAACTCCGCCACCGCGCGCGCCCTCTACGACGAGGCCAATCGCGTCCTCGGCTGGGATCTCGCCAAGATTTGTTTTGAAGGCCCCGAGACCGAGCTGACGCAGACCAAAGTCTGCCAGCCAGCGCTCTTCGTTCATGGACTCGCGGTGCACGCGATTCTGAAAGAGCAGGGGAAACTGGGCGACGTTAAGTTTGCCTTCGGTTTGAGCCTCGGCGAAGTCACCGCGCTGACCGCCGCCGGCGTGTTTGATTTTGCAACCGGTCTCCAGGTCGTCGCCGAACGCGGCCGTCTCATGCAGCTCGCCTGCGAACAGTCCACGGGAAGCATGGCTGCCATCCTCGGGGAAGAACGCGCGACGATTTACGACTTGTGCGCGGCCTTCGACATCGAGGCGGCCAATTTCAACGCGCCCGGCCAGATCATCGTCTCGGGCGAAAAATCCAAGGTCGAGGCCGCCGTCGCCGCAGCCAAGGATCGCGGCATCAAAAAGGTCATCCCTCTGAACGTCGCCGGTGCCTACCATAGCCGTCTGATGGAGCCCGCCCGGGCATCCTTCGCGACCTATCTGCAGGGAATCACCTTCAATGCGCCGCAACTTAAGGTGTTCACGAACACCACTGGTCAGGCGGTCAGCGAGCCCGCCGCCATTCGCGAGGCGCTCGTGAAACAGGTCGTGTCGTCCGTCCTTTGGGAGGATTGCATGCGTTCGGCCGTCGCCGCCGGTGCGACCGAGTTCCTGGAGCTTGGCACAGGCGGGGTGTTGGCCGGTCTGGCCAAACGCACGGACAAGGCGTGGGTCGTCAAGAGCCTCGCCGAGTTTGCCGATTTGGGGGCTTGA
- the ruvA gene encoding Holliday junction branch migration protein RuvA translates to MITSIQGLLTAATPLHAIIELNGLGYEVNIPVTTAEKLPQTGSTVKLHTLVIYREDAQTLYGFATPAERDFFRLMIEHVTGVGPKMALTIMSKLSLPLLQSTIANGDVATLSKCPGIGKKTAERLVIELRSKVGVTGSAESVLSASGISSEDSAAPADNKMRDAILALNALGYKTADADEAIRRAILAIGPKATTEQLIKKALGS, encoded by the coding sequence ATGATCACTTCCATCCAAGGCCTGCTCACCGCGGCAACTCCGCTGCATGCGATAATCGAGCTCAACGGCCTTGGCTACGAGGTGAACATTCCTGTCACCACGGCGGAAAAACTTCCACAGACCGGCTCCACCGTGAAGCTGCACACACTCGTGATTTATCGCGAGGACGCACAGACGCTCTACGGTTTCGCCACGCCGGCGGAGCGCGATTTTTTCCGCCTCATGATCGAGCACGTCACCGGCGTGGGTCCGAAGATGGCTCTCACCATCATGAGCAAGCTGTCACTGCCGCTGCTCCAAAGCACGATCGCCAACGGCGACGTGGCGACGCTTTCGAAGTGCCCCGGTATCGGCAAAAAAACCGCCGAACGCCTCGTGATCGAACTCCGCTCCAAGGTTGGCGTCACCGGCTCCGCCGAGAGCGTCTTATCGGCCAGTGGCATCTCCAGTGAGGATTCCGCCGCGCCCGCGGATAACAAAATGCGCGACGCGATTCTTGCGCTCAACGCACTCGGCTACAAAACCGCCGATGCCGACGAAGCAATCCGCCGCGCCATACTTGCCATCGGCCCCAAGGCCACGACGGAGCAGCTCATTAAAAAAGCCCTCGGCTCTTAA
- the lepA gene encoding translation elongation factor 4, with product MDVSLTRNFCIIAHVDHGKTTLSDRLLEYTNTVTQRVLTAQHLDSMDLEKERGITIKSHPVTMHYPAKDGLIYKINLMDTPGHVDFAYEVSRSLAACEGAVLLIDAAQGVEAQTVANAHLATAQGLKIIPVINKIDLPSANLDLCITQLEDILMIPGEEAILASGKSGIGIQDILEAVVARIPPPRWSHHPAVRALVFDSLYDSYRGVITYARVFSGSVKAGDQMLLMSNNQKSEIKEVGVFTPKMTKMDTLGAGDVGYVISNIKDTSDIKIGDTLTLVKNPATDMLPGYKEVRPMVFCGLYPLESQDYEKLKAALSRLRLNDAAFLYSSESSVALGFGFRCGFLGLLHMEIIQERVRREHDVEIISTYPSVVYKVKTHGKDEIEVDNPVNLPDPGTILYISEPTIRASIHIPNESMGDILSLIMEKRGVCDQTDTLDGNRVMLTCNLPLNEILVDFNDRLKSVTHGYGSMDYELGAYQESDLVKMDIMINGDPVDAFSSIVHRDKAEGKGRVLCEKLAEIIPPQMFKVAIQAAIGGKIIARDNVKEMRKDVTAKCYGGDISRKRKLLDKQKEGKKKMKMIGKVNIPPDTFIQILKN from the coding sequence ATGGACGTCTCCCTTACTCGTAACTTTTGCATCATTGCCCACGTTGATCACGGCAAGACGACGCTCTCCGACCGCCTGCTCGAATACACCAACACGGTTACTCAGCGCGTGCTGACTGCGCAGCACCTCGACTCCATGGACTTGGAGAAGGAGCGCGGCATCACGATTAAGAGCCATCCGGTCACGATGCATTATCCGGCCAAGGACGGCCTGATCTACAAAATCAACCTCATGGACACGCCCGGCCACGTGGACTTCGCCTACGAAGTCTCGCGCTCGCTGGCTGCCTGCGAAGGCGCCGTCCTCCTCATCGACGCCGCCCAAGGTGTCGAGGCCCAGACCGTGGCCAACGCCCATCTCGCGACCGCCCAAGGCCTGAAAATCATTCCGGTCATCAACAAGATCGACCTGCCCTCGGCCAACCTCGATCTCTGCATCACGCAGCTCGAAGATATTCTCATGATCCCTGGCGAAGAGGCCATCCTTGCCAGCGGCAAGTCGGGCATCGGCATCCAGGATATTCTCGAAGCCGTCGTCGCGCGCATCCCGCCGCCACGCTGGTCTCATCATCCCGCCGTGCGCGCGCTCGTGTTCGATTCGCTCTACGATTCCTACCGCGGCGTCATCACCTATGCCCGCGTGTTCTCCGGTTCCGTGAAAGCCGGTGATCAGATGCTTCTGATGAGCAACAATCAGAAGTCCGAAATCAAAGAAGTCGGCGTCTTCACCCCGAAGATGACCAAGATGGATACGCTCGGTGCCGGCGATGTCGGCTACGTGATCTCCAACATCAAGGATACTTCCGACATCAAGATCGGCGACACGCTCACACTCGTGAAAAATCCGGCGACCGACATGTTGCCCGGCTACAAAGAAGTTCGCCCGATGGTGTTCTGCGGACTCTATCCGCTCGAGTCGCAGGATTATGAAAAGCTCAAGGCCGCCCTCAGCCGCCTGCGCCTCAACGACGCCGCATTCCTCTATTCCTCCGAAAGCTCGGTCGCCCTCGGTTTCGGTTTCCGCTGCGGCTTCCTTGGCTTGCTCCACATGGAAATCATCCAGGAGCGCGTGCGCCGCGAACACGACGTTGAGATCATCTCCACGTATCCAAGCGTCGTCTACAAAGTGAAGACGCACGGCAAGGACGAGATCGAGGTTGATAACCCCGTTAACTTGCCCGACCCCGGCACGATTCTCTACATCAGCGAGCCGACCATCCGCGCCTCGATCCACATCCCCAACGAGTCAATGGGCGACATTCTTTCGCTCATCATGGAAAAGCGCGGCGTGTGCGACCAGACCGACACACTCGACGGCAACCGCGTGATGCTCACCTGCAATCTCCCGCTCAATGAAATCCTCGTCGATTTCAACGACCGCCTTAAATCCGTCACCCATGGATACGGCTCGATGGACTACGAACTCGGCGCCTACCAAGAGTCGGACCTCGTGAAGATGGATATCATGATCAACGGCGATCCCGTTGACGCGTTCTCCAGCATCGTCCACCGGGACAAAGCCGAAGGTAAAGGCCGCGTGCTCTGCGAAAAACTCGCCGAGATCATCCCGCCGCAGATGTTCAAAGTCGCGATTCAGGCTGCCATCGGCGGCAAGATCATCGCTCGCGACAACGTGAAGGAAATGCGCAAGGACGTGACCGCAAAGTGCTACGGCGGTGACATCTCCCGTAAGCGCAAGCTCCTCGACAAACAGAAAGAGGGCAAAAAGAAGATGAAGATGATCGGCAAGGTTAACATCCCGCCCGACACCTTTATTCAAATCCTCAAAAACTAA
- a CDS encoding S24/S26 family peptidase: MKRLAPVIFWLGLPLLLGWAGCAEVPVAKPYQAAPATDVGKVQAWSDAEQVAGTNTDRITVIGTGESMRPIYGENTVLVLSKIEYDNLKPGMQVAYLSQAGSRVVHVLLEKDTGGWRVQGLNNQHEDRERVTRYNLIGVVYASFATDEALK, translated from the coding sequence TAGCTCCTGTGATCTTTTGGTTGGGACTGCCCCTTCTTTTGGGGTGGGCAGGGTGTGCGGAGGTTCCGGTTGCAAAGCCTTATCAGGCTGCTCCCGCCACCGACGTGGGGAAAGTCCAGGCTTGGAGCGATGCGGAACAAGTGGCCGGAACCAACACGGATCGCATCACGGTGATTGGCACCGGTGAATCGATGCGACCGATTTACGGAGAAAACACGGTGCTCGTTCTTAGCAAGATCGAGTATGATAATCTCAAGCCCGGGATGCAGGTGGCTTATTTGAGCCAGGCCGGAAGCCGGGTGGTGCATGTTTTGCTCGAAAAAGATACGGGCGGTTGGCGGGTGCAGGGTCTAAATAACCAGCACGAGGATCGGGAGCGCGTGACGCGCTACAACTTGATCGGCGTCGTTTACGCCTCGTTTGCGACCGATGAGGCGCTGAAATAA